In Porites lutea chromosome 1, jaPorLute2.1, whole genome shotgun sequence, a single genomic region encodes these proteins:
- the LOC140948708 gene encoding uncharacterized protein, whose product MVKTSGMTPKLRCVEEVPEKPKCSNSHTTKILIFVVFVFFGVCQVQILVNRERSVDVANILREIQKASERIEEFELSLVKVENTLEVLHAELGTKATLHRQKRQSKEGSFRQKIRQMRQYLKKTRQRIHCTQSEDGKDARGKPCHTGGKLHTAFLKNNNERGKTNFSSIPTLESTSSRRRAEPSGETTNAQTAKPTESKNSKPSKFKTTYTVWGGENCREDVKKVYSGRTATLHSGSHHSLGSEYMCIPDRIEYPKHENMSSGLYLSPVRYAANLDIFTVFLESQCQEIGATRCKNLKLNHPHLFKRLDNFQIPCAVCLRDRRTVTIVTPGRDTCQSGSWKKEYAGYLMTQEGGAAGSKLICVNADAQGVDKSNTTGSQGPFLQPVAYKCLGASCTESHNKPMALPCVVCSI is encoded by the exons ATGGTCAAAACATCAGGAATGACTCCGAAATTACGCTGTGTTGAGGAAGTTCCTGAAAAACCAAAATGCAGTAACAGCCATACCACGAAGATCTTAATATTTGTGGTTTTCGTGTTCTTTGGTGTGTGTCAAGTTCAGATTCTTGTGAACAGAGAGCGATCCGTGGATGTTGCAAATATTTTACGCGAAATTCAAAAGGCGAGCGAACGCATCGAAGAATTCGAGttgtcgcttgtcaaagttgaAAACACCTTGGAGGTTCTTCATGCCGAGCTGGGGACAAAAGCAACGCTACACCGGCAGAAACGGCAAAGTAAAGAAGGTTCCTTTCGCCAGAAAATACGACAGATGAGGCAGTACCTGAAAAAGACACGACAGAG AATACATTGCACCCAATCGGAAGACGGGAAGGATGCTCGGGGAAAACCATGTCATACTGGCGGAAAAC TTCAcacagcttttttaaaaaacaacaatgaaagAGGGAAAACGAATTTCTCCAGTATCCCGACACTTGAATCAACAAGCAGTAGGCGCCGGGCTGAACCAAGCGGTGAAACAACAAATGCTCAAACCGCGAAGCCTACAGAGTCCAAAAATTCAAAACCAAGTAAGTTCAAGACAACGTACACGGTATGGGGAGGCGAAAACTGCCGAGAGGACGTAAAGAAAGTGTATTCTG GGAGAACTGCAACGCTTCATTCCGGCTCCCATCATTCACTTGGCTCGGAATACATGTGCATTCCGGATCGAATTGAATATCCCAAGCACGAAAATATGTCAAGCGGACTCTACTTGTCACCCGTTAGATACGCTGCAAACCTAGACATTTTCACAGTTTTCCTTGAAAGCCAATGCCAAGAAATTGGAGCTACAAGATGCAAGAATTTGAAGTTAAATCACCCTCACTTGTTCAAAAGACTCGATAACTTTCAAATTCCGTGTGCTGTGTGCTTGCGAGACAGACGAACTGTCACGATCGTTACTCCaggccgagacacttgccaATCGGGTTCGTGGAAAAAGGAGTATGCCGGGTATTTAATGACACAGGAAGGTGGGGCTGCGGGCTCCAAGCTTATCTGTGTAAACGCCGACGCGCAGGGCGTGGATAAGAGCAATACGACTGGTTCTCAGGGACCATTTCTACAACCTGTTGCATATAAATGCCTTGGAGCCTCGTGCACTGAAAGCCATAATAAACCGATGGCATTGCCTTGCGTTGTATGTTCGATCTAA